The genomic region AGTATAAATGCTGCGCGCGTCGTAGGCGGCGACAATTTCGCGGATGATGGCGCGAAAGCGAGAAATGAGGATATCGGTTTCGTCTTTGCCGATTTCTTGATAGACATCCGGCGCGGTTGTCGGATCGAGTTTGTATTGCAAGCTGACGTCGATGCTCAAGCTCAACCCTTCTTGGGAGGTGGCGGTTACGGTTTCTTTGATGTCGCGCAAGCGGGTCGAAAACTGCACGACTTTCCCCAAGGGGTTGACCGGGTGAACCCCCGGCCCTAAGGCGCGCGGCATCACGGTTCCGAAGACTTCGACGACGCCGACTTTGCCCGCCGGAACGATCGCGAGGGTTTTAAAAACGGATGCGGCGGCAGCAATGAGACCCACAAGCAGGGCGATCGCGCGGATCGGGGTTCGATATTTCTCTTCAGCCATTTTCGGCCCGACGAGAACGACGAGAATAGAAATGAGAGTCGTGAGAGTAGTCGCAATAAAGGTCATTGACTTCCCTACAGTGCTTAATAAAACGGGTCTGGCGATCGATTCGGGGTCCAGGTCGCCAATTCGATCGCCAAACTCTATGTTCTCTCCATTTAAAAGGGTTGGCGTCCGAATTGGATCTCGACTTTCGAGCGATCTCCGCCGGACTCACGCCGCGCCGACTCAGAAGCGGCAGATCCCCCAGCACCATTCTCGAAGCAATTGCCGCTAAGATCTTAAAGATGAAAATCAGCGATCCCCAGGGACTGCTCTCGGGGGGATCGACGGAAACTTAAGCTAATAGTGTTTTAAATGAACGCGATCGCACGGGAATTTAAAAAAATTTTAGATGACGATTCGGCGATCGAGTGGGATGCCCTCGATCGCGACACGCGAGCGTCCTTCCAACGGGCTTTTCCTCCCGATTCGCCCCCCGATTGTATTTTGTATCCCCACACGGTCGAACAACTCGCCGAGGCGGTCGCTTGGGCCGCCAAACAGCATTGGCCCGTGTTGCCGTGCGGTTCGGGGACGAAGTTGGATTGGGGCGGCATTCCGCGCGGGATTCGAGCCGCGATCTCCACCCGACACCTCGATCGCACGATCGAGCGCGCCGTCGGCGATCTGACGGTGACCGTGGAAGCGGGGATGAAGTTGAGCGACTTGCAAGCTTTACTGGCGACGGATAACCAGTTTCTCGCCCTCGATCCGAGTTACGGCGATCGCGCCACCCTCGGCGGGATCGTCGCTACCGCCGATACGGGCAGTTGGCGGGCTCGCTATCGGGGGGTTCGCGACCAACTGCTCGGTCTCTCGTTCGTGCGCGCCGATGGAGAATTGGTCAAGGCAGGCAGTCGGGTGGTCAAAAATGTGGCCGGATACGACTTGATGAAGTTGCTGACCGGATCGTTCGGCACCCTGGCGGCGATCGCCCAAGTGACGTTCCGGGTCTATCCCAAACCGCCGACCTCGGGAACGGTGGTGCTTTCCGGCGAGGCAGACGCGATCGCCCAAGCGACTCAAACCCTGTTCGGTTCGGCCCTGACGCCGACGGCGGTGGATTTGCTCTCTCCCGGGTTGGCGCGATCGCTCGATCTCGGCGAACAGGTCGCCTTGTTGGTGCGCTTCCAAAGTATCCCCGAAAGTGTCCGGCAGCAGGGCGATCGCGCGATCGCCGTCGGCGAAACTCTCGGCTTGCACGCCACCGCTTACCCGGACGACTCGGATGCGGCTTTATGGCAACAATTGAGAGAACAAATCGATAATGGTTCCCGAGAGGGGGCGATCGCCTGCAAAATAGGAGTCAGACCTTCGGCTGCCGTTCGCACTGCCGTCGCGATCGACGAAAGCCTCGGGCGATCGTCCTTCGGCTGGATTCATGCCACCACCGGGATCGGTCGTCTTTGTACTCACACCGAAAGTACTTCTAGCCTGCGTCAAGTGCGATCGCACTGCGAAGCGAACGGCGGTTTTCTTAGCATTCTGTGCGCCCCACTCTCGGTTAAAACCCAGCTCGATATTTGGGGTTATACCGGGAATGCTTTAGAAATTACTCGCAAAATCAAACAAAAATTCGATCCCGACTCGATTTTGAGTCCCCATCGTTTCCTCGACCCCCTCTAATTCTTTCGATTCTTTCTCGTCCTTCTTTTTTTACTTTTTGCCAGTTAACGATCGCTTATGTCCCCTTCCAACCCGACCACCACCGATCGCGAAACCCGAATTCCCGCTAAATCGAGTACCTTTCTCAACGATAACCCTCACTTAACTCGGGAACTTCCCGAATCCGAATACCCCGGATTCGACCGCCACCACCCGCCGCAACCGGAGTTAATCGATACCTGCGTTCACTGCGGCTTTTGTCTGGCAACTTGTCCGAGTTATCGCGTCATCGGTAAGGAAATGGACTCCCCACGAGGACGCATTTACTTGATGGATGCCATTCACAAAGGAGAAGCACCATTAGCCTCAACCACCAGCCAGCATTTCGATACCTGTCTCGGCTGTTTGGCGTGCGTCACGACCTGCCCTTCGGAGGTGAAGTACGATCGCCTCATTGCCGATACCCGTCCGCAAGTGGAACGCCAGATCGAACGACCGTTAGGCGATCGGGTTTTACGCAGTTTGATTTTTAACTTATTTCCCTATCCCAATCGTCTCAGGGTTCTGTTACTGCCCCTGTTTTTCTATCAACAATCGGGCTTACAAAAGCTGGTGCGATCGAGCGGTATCCTCTCGAAAGTTTTCCCCCGTTTGGCCGCGATGGAATCGATTTTACCCCAAGTGCGTCTCGATTCCCTCCGCGACGATCTCCCGGATTGGATTCCCGCTCGAGGAGAAAAACGCTATCGCGTCGGCATGATTTTAGGATGCGTTCAACGCCTGTTTTTCTCTTCGGTAAATGAGGCGACGGCGCGGGTACTGACGGCGAATGGCTGCGAAGTGGTCATTCCGCGATCGCAGGGCTGCTGTTCCGCACTGGCGGCCCACCAAGGACAGGAAGAACAAGCCCGCGCGATCGCCCGTCAGACGATCGAAGCGTTTGCAGGCACTGACGTCGATTTTATCATTATTAACGCCGCCGGATGCGGTCATACCCTCAAAGAGTACGGCCATATTTTACGCGACGATCCGGCTTACCGCGATCGGGCGATCGCCTTTTCTCAAAAAGTCCGCGACGTACATGAATTCCTCGCCGAAGTTGGCTTGAGCGCCCCCTTATCTCCGGTGAGCGATCGGCCCTTAACCCTAGTTTATCAAGATGCCTGTCACTTACTGCACGGCCAAAAAATTAGCGCCCAACCTCGGCAAGTCTTACGACAAATTCCCGGCATTGAATTGCGCGAACCCCTCGATGCGGCTTTATGTTGTGGCAGTGCGGGAGTTTACAACATGTTGCAGCCGGAAATTGCCGACGAATTAGGTCGCCAAAAGGTCGATAATTTATTGGCGACGGGAGCCGAGTTAATTACTTCTCCCAATCCCGGCTGTTCTTTACAGATTAAAAAGCATTTGGAATCGAGCGATCGCGCCATTCCCTTGATGCATCCCGTGGAGTTATTAGATTTATCGATTCGCGGGATAAAATTGGACTCGTAATTAGTACAATTTCATCGGTTTTAGGGACGCGGCAATGCCGTGTCCCTATAGAAATTTGATGATTTTCCAAGGTCGATCTCAGACGAAAATCTAAAAAACTTTAAACTCAAATCTCAAATCTCAAATCTCAATCTAATTACATTTTCTGAATCATACTCGGTCGAGAACCGGAGAAGTCAGAATCGGACGTATTTTGCACTCGACTGGGAGATTCACCCCCAACAAATAGATTGAGCAATAAGGTAACGATCGCCGCTAAAATAAATCTTTCCATTGTTCGTACACTCCCCTGGCACCTGTCAATCGCGCCTGTCAATCGTGCTGTGTGACCCTGATGGTTCTATCTTGAACCACCGAGCTTGGCAATTCCGCGATCGCAACCCGAGGGAAGGTGTGACGGCGATCGCTCCGCAACAAAAATCGCGGTAA from Oxynema aestuarii AP17 harbors:
- a CDS encoding (Fe-S)-binding protein, with amino-acid sequence MSPSNPTTTDRETRIPAKSSTFLNDNPHLTRELPESEYPGFDRHHPPQPELIDTCVHCGFCLATCPSYRVIGKEMDSPRGRIYLMDAIHKGEAPLASTTSQHFDTCLGCLACVTTCPSEVKYDRLIADTRPQVERQIERPLGDRVLRSLIFNLFPYPNRLRVLLLPLFFYQQSGLQKLVRSSGILSKVFPRLAAMESILPQVRLDSLRDDLPDWIPARGEKRYRVGMILGCVQRLFFSSVNEATARVLTANGCEVVIPRSQGCCSALAAHQGQEEQARAIARQTIEAFAGTDVDFIIINAAGCGHTLKEYGHILRDDPAYRDRAIAFSQKVRDVHEFLAEVGLSAPLSPVSDRPLTLVYQDACHLLHGQKISAQPRQVLRQIPGIELREPLDAALCCGSAGVYNMLQPEIADELGRQKVDNLLATGAELITSPNPGCSLQIKKHLESSDRAIPLMHPVELLDLSIRGIKLDS
- a CDS encoding prohibitin family protein, encoding MTFIATTLTTLISILVVLVGPKMAEEKYRTPIRAIALLVGLIAAAASVFKTLAIVPAGKVGVVEVFGTVMPRALGPGVHPVNPLGKVVQFSTRLRDIKETVTATSQEGLSLSIDVSLQYKLDPTTAPDVYQEIGKDETDILISRFRAIIREIVAAYDARSIYTDKRQEIAQRLRQEMRASLTPLGFEVEAALLRDVALPENLQAAIEEKLQAEQESQRMEFVLQKERQEAERKKIEAQGIADFQSIVSQGLTSQFLQWKSIEATQNLANSNNSKVVIMGGGVSDSGPPPVILQP
- a CDS encoding FAD-binding oxidoreductase encodes the protein MNAIAREFKKILDDDSAIEWDALDRDTRASFQRAFPPDSPPDCILYPHTVEQLAEAVAWAAKQHWPVLPCGSGTKLDWGGIPRGIRAAISTRHLDRTIERAVGDLTVTVEAGMKLSDLQALLATDNQFLALDPSYGDRATLGGIVATADTGSWRARYRGVRDQLLGLSFVRADGELVKAGSRVVKNVAGYDLMKLLTGSFGTLAAIAQVTFRVYPKPPTSGTVVLSGEADAIAQATQTLFGSALTPTAVDLLSPGLARSLDLGEQVALLVRFQSIPESVRQQGDRAIAVGETLGLHATAYPDDSDAALWQQLREQIDNGSREGAIACKIGVRPSAAVRTAVAIDESLGRSSFGWIHATTGIGRLCTHTESTSSLRQVRSHCEANGGFLSILCAPLSVKTQLDIWGYTGNALEITRKIKQKFDPDSILSPHRFLDPL